A genomic region of Ammospiza nelsoni isolate bAmmNel1 chromosome 3, bAmmNel1.pri, whole genome shotgun sequence contains the following coding sequences:
- the RD3 gene encoding protein RD3, with protein MSLASWFRWNEPPNRISQRSPTEMVVETLMMELSWQMKQAEKQQRERENEYRRMKSGVDYGWLVSYPKHSYDISPGERLQLEDMCTKIHPSYCGPVILRFRQVVAEYEPEAQEVSRLFRSVLQEAAEKIKEEEEAKKLARQWNTKNRTSLSLTTFKSRSRISPFISDIKTISEDVERGTQPNRRVWSMPEFRNTKDF; from the exons ATGTCCCTGGCATCCTGGTTCAGGTGGAATGAGCCCCCAAACCGCATTTCCCAGAGGAGCCCCACGGAGATGGTGGTGGAGACGCTGAtgatggagctgagctggcagatGAAGCAGGCCGAGAAGCAGCAGCGTGAGCGCGAGAACGAGTACCGGCGCATGAAGAGCGGCGTGGACTACGGCTGGCTGGTCAGCTACCCCAAGCACAGCTATGACATCAGCCCCGGGGAGAGGTTGCAGCTGGAGGACATGTGCACCAAAATACACCCTTCCTACTGCGGGCCTGTCATACTCAG GTTCAGGCAAGTGGTTGCAGAGTACGAACCAGAAGCGCAGGAAGTATCCCGGCTCTTCCGCTCCGtcctgcaggaagctgctgaGAAGAtcaaagaggaggaagaggccaAGAAGCTTGCAAGGCAGTGGAACACAAAGAACAGAACCAGCCTCTCCTTAACAACATTTAAATCTCGGTCCAGGATCTCCCCATTCATCAGTGACATCAAGACCATCTCTGAGGATGTAGAACGGGGCACCCAGCCCAACAGGAGGGTTTGGAGCATGCCAGAATTTCGGAACACCAAGGACTTCTGA
- the LOC132071552 gene encoding pre-mRNA-splicing factor CWC22 homolog, with translation MDNRKDEKSRTLCAASEEGLKARGKEKRKRKRSRSRSSSVSSTSSSSSTSTSSSSSRSSSRSSSSSSSRDSPKSKSKKKKKEKHNKKKRKKENKMKKKKEKKKRKEKTGPVQLSKFFKNKKKNENYSMITGKKIKMKIKKTKEDIERDRNRAQLLEFLNSAL, from the exons ATGGATAACAGGAAGGATGAGAAAAGCAGGACGCTGTGTGCAGCCTCAGAAGAAGGGCTGAAGGCCCGAG gaaaagaaaaaaggaaacgAAAGCGCAGCAGAAGCAGATCCTCATCTGTTTCATCCACATCGTCTTCTAGCAGTACATCcacttcttcctcctcatcacGCTCTTCATCAAGGTCATCTTCTTCCAGTAGTAGTAGAG aTTCTCCTAAGTCTAAgtcaaagaagaagaaaaaagaaaaacacaacaaaaag aaaaggaaaaaggagaacaaaatgaagaaaaagaaagaaaagaagaaaaggaaagagaaaacaggcCCTGTCCAGCTTTCCAAG tttttcaaaaacaaaaagaagaatgaaaactaCAGCATGATAACcggaaagaaaattaagatgaaaataaagaagaCTAAGGAAGATATAGAG AGAGACCGGAACcgtgcccagctcctggagtTCCTGAACTCTGCCTTGTAA
- the TRAF5 gene encoding TNF receptor-associated factor 5 isoform X1 — MACDEPAAPSGTFTRQNSSSTGSLDFEPNADYKFVESLEERYKCAHCHLVLHNPHQTGCGHRFCQHCILALRELNAVPTCPVDKETIKMHEVFKDNCCKREVLNLHVFCKNFPDCNSKVILGRYQEHLQQCLFESMQCTNDGCQDQILRKDLKEHLSQHCKFREERCQYCNTHVVLINIKNHEKNDCPDYPVPCLQNCSQIILKKEIEKHHAVCPEAEVDCPYKQYGCHVKVKRGKLAEHENSALREHMLQILDKNSQLEEQISDLYKSLECKEIKIQQLADAIKKCEKEFRQYTQLFGNNSNLMVSTQALASHLDKSARLESQVKQLIQMANQQQSKLDLRPLFDTIETMKQKIALMETYDQRLVVLEDQSSKHDRQINNHKAQLNKNEERFKLLEGTCYNGKLIWKITDYKKKKREAVEGRVPSIASQPFYTSRCGYRLCARAYLNGDGSGKGTHISLYFVVMRGEFDSLLLWPFKQKVTLMLLDQSGKKNHIVEVFRADPNSSSFKRPDGEMNIASGCPRFVPHTILESTKNTYIRDDTLFLKVVVDLTDLEEL; from the exons ATGGCCTGTGACGAGCCCGCTGCTCCCTCGGGCACCTTCACACGGCAGAACTCCTCCAGCACCGGCTCCCTGGACTTCGAGCCCAACGCCGACTACAAGTTCGTGGAGAGCCTGGAGGAGCGCTACAAGTGCGCCCACTGCCACCTGGTGCTGCACAACCCCCACCAGACGGGCTGCGGGCACCGCTTctgccagcactgcatcctCGCTCTGAG AGAGTTAAATGCAGTACCCACCTGTCCTGTCGacaaagaaacaataaaaatgcatgaG GTATTCAAAGACAACTGCTGTAAAAGAGAAGTTCTCAACTTGCATGTGTTCTGCAAAAACTTTCCTGACTGCAATTCAAAAGTAATTCTGGGGCGATATCAG GAGCATCTGCAGCAGTGTTTGTTTGAAAGCATGCAGTGCACTAATGATGGATGTCAGGATCAAATTCTCCGCAAAGACCTGAAGGAGCACTTGAGCCAGCACTGTAAATTCCGGGAAGAGAGGTGCCAGTACTGTAATACACATGTGGTCTTAATTAACATAAAG aatCATGAGAAAAATGACTGCCCTGATTATCCTGTGCCTTGTCTCCAAAACTGTTCacaaataattctgaaaaaagag ATTGAAAAGCACCACGCTGTGTGTCCCGAGGCAGAAGTGGACTGTCCATACAAGCAGTACGGCTGTCATGTAAAG GTTAAAAGAGGGAAACTTGCTGAACATGAAAATAGTGCCCTGAGGGAACACATGCTGCAGATTTTAGACAAGAACTCCCAGTTGGAAGAGCAG ATATCTGACCTGTATAAGAGCCTGGAATGTAAAGAGATTAAAATCCAGCAGCTAGCAGATGCCATTAAGAAGTGTGAGAAAGAATTCAGACAGTATACACAACTGTTTGGTAACAATAGCAACTTGATGGTAAGCACTCAG GCTCTGGCCAGTCACCTGGACAAGTCTGCACGCCTGGAATCACAAGTGAAACAGCTAATACAGATGGCAAACCAGCAGCAAAGTAAACTAGACCTGCGGCCCCTGTTTGACACCATTGAAACCATGAAACAGAAGATTGCCCTGATGGAGACGTACGACCAGCGCTTGG TTGTTTTGGAAGATCAATCCAGCAAACATGATCGCCAGATCAATAATCACAAAGCACAGCTCAATAAAAACGAAGAACGATTTAAGCTTTTGGAAGGCACGTGCTACAATGGGAAATTAATCTGGAAAATCACGGActacaagaagaagaaaagagaggcAGTGGAGGGCCGTGTGCCGTCCATAGCCAGCCAGCCCTTCTACACCAGCCGCTGCGGGTACAGGCTGTGTGCTAGAGCCTACCTGAACGGGGACGGCTCGGGAAAGGGAACCCACATCTCCCTCTACTTCGTGGTCATGAGGGGCGAGTTTGACTCGCTGCTGCTGTGGCCTTTCAAGCAGAAGGTTACACTTATGCTTTTGGAccaaagtgggaaaaaaaatcacattgtgGAAGTCTTTAGAGCTGACCCCAACAGCAGCAGTTTCAAAAGGCCGGATGGAGAAATGAATATCGCCTCTGGCTGTCCGCGCTTCGTGCCACACACCATCCTGGAAAGCACAAAGAACACCTACATCAGAGATGACACTCTCTTCTTGAAAGTGGTCGTGGACCTAACTGACCTGGAGGAACTGTGA
- the TRAF5 gene encoding TNF receptor-associated factor 5 isoform X2, producing MACDEPAAPSGTFTRQNSSSTGSLDFEPNADYKFVESLEERYKCAHCHLVLHNPHQTGCGHRFCQHCILALRELNAVPTCPVDKETIKMHEVFKDNCCKREVLNLHVFCKNFPDCNSKVILGRYQEHLQQCLFESMQCTNDGCQDQILRKDLKEHLSQHCKFREERCQYCNTHVVLINIKNHEKNDCPDYPVPCLQNCSQIILKKEIEKHHAVCPEAEVDCPYKQYGCHVKVKRGKLAEHENSALREHMLQILDKNSQLEEQISDLYKSLECKEIKIQQLADAIKKCEKEFRQYTQLFGNNSNLMALASHLDKSARLESQVKQLIQMANQQQSKLDLRPLFDTIETMKQKIALMETYDQRLVVLEDQSSKHDRQINNHKAQLNKNEERFKLLEGTCYNGKLIWKITDYKKKKREAVEGRVPSIASQPFYTSRCGYRLCARAYLNGDGSGKGTHISLYFVVMRGEFDSLLLWPFKQKVTLMLLDQSGKKNHIVEVFRADPNSSSFKRPDGEMNIASGCPRFVPHTILESTKNTYIRDDTLFLKVVVDLTDLEEL from the exons ATGGCCTGTGACGAGCCCGCTGCTCCCTCGGGCACCTTCACACGGCAGAACTCCTCCAGCACCGGCTCCCTGGACTTCGAGCCCAACGCCGACTACAAGTTCGTGGAGAGCCTGGAGGAGCGCTACAAGTGCGCCCACTGCCACCTGGTGCTGCACAACCCCCACCAGACGGGCTGCGGGCACCGCTTctgccagcactgcatcctCGCTCTGAG AGAGTTAAATGCAGTACCCACCTGTCCTGTCGacaaagaaacaataaaaatgcatgaG GTATTCAAAGACAACTGCTGTAAAAGAGAAGTTCTCAACTTGCATGTGTTCTGCAAAAACTTTCCTGACTGCAATTCAAAAGTAATTCTGGGGCGATATCAG GAGCATCTGCAGCAGTGTTTGTTTGAAAGCATGCAGTGCACTAATGATGGATGTCAGGATCAAATTCTCCGCAAAGACCTGAAGGAGCACTTGAGCCAGCACTGTAAATTCCGGGAAGAGAGGTGCCAGTACTGTAATACACATGTGGTCTTAATTAACATAAAG aatCATGAGAAAAATGACTGCCCTGATTATCCTGTGCCTTGTCTCCAAAACTGTTCacaaataattctgaaaaaagag ATTGAAAAGCACCACGCTGTGTGTCCCGAGGCAGAAGTGGACTGTCCATACAAGCAGTACGGCTGTCATGTAAAG GTTAAAAGAGGGAAACTTGCTGAACATGAAAATAGTGCCCTGAGGGAACACATGCTGCAGATTTTAGACAAGAACTCCCAGTTGGAAGAGCAG ATATCTGACCTGTATAAGAGCCTGGAATGTAAAGAGATTAAAATCCAGCAGCTAGCAGATGCCATTAAGAAGTGTGAGAAAGAATTCAGACAGTATACACAACTGTTTGGTAACAATAGCAACTTGATG GCTCTGGCCAGTCACCTGGACAAGTCTGCACGCCTGGAATCACAAGTGAAACAGCTAATACAGATGGCAAACCAGCAGCAAAGTAAACTAGACCTGCGGCCCCTGTTTGACACCATTGAAACCATGAAACAGAAGATTGCCCTGATGGAGACGTACGACCAGCGCTTGG TTGTTTTGGAAGATCAATCCAGCAAACATGATCGCCAGATCAATAATCACAAAGCACAGCTCAATAAAAACGAAGAACGATTTAAGCTTTTGGAAGGCACGTGCTACAATGGGAAATTAATCTGGAAAATCACGGActacaagaagaagaaaagagaggcAGTGGAGGGCCGTGTGCCGTCCATAGCCAGCCAGCCCTTCTACACCAGCCGCTGCGGGTACAGGCTGTGTGCTAGAGCCTACCTGAACGGGGACGGCTCGGGAAAGGGAACCCACATCTCCCTCTACTTCGTGGTCATGAGGGGCGAGTTTGACTCGCTGCTGCTGTGGCCTTTCAAGCAGAAGGTTACACTTATGCTTTTGGAccaaagtgggaaaaaaaatcacattgtgGAAGTCTTTAGAGCTGACCCCAACAGCAGCAGTTTCAAAAGGCCGGATGGAGAAATGAATATCGCCTCTGGCTGTCCGCGCTTCGTGCCACACACCATCCTGGAAAGCACAAAGAACACCTACATCAGAGATGACACTCTCTTCTTGAAAGTGGTCGTGGACCTAACTGACCTGGAGGAACTGTGA